The window TGTAAAATGGATAATAGACAAGAAGATGGGAAAAATAACTGGATACATGATCCATATTACCTTTCCCATCTTCATTAATTCCCTAGTTCTGACATGAATTTAATGCGCATCAATTGAATTTCTTCGCGCGTGTAGTCTGTTTCGCCTAGCTCGTTTAAGGCTTCATCAATAGAATCGCTTTCTGCAGCCCTGAAATAATCAAAAACTTCATCCTGTCTGTCGTCATCAATTACTTCATCAATGAAATAATTCAGGTTGAGCTTTGTTCCGGAGTTTACAATCGATTCTACTTCTTTAAGGATTTCCTCGTAGGTAATACCTTTTGAATCGGCAATATCTTCGAGGCCAATCTGCCGATCTATATTCTGGATGATGGAAACTTTCATTTGCGATTTATTGGCCTGGGTTTTAATAATCAGGTCAATCGGGCGCTCAATGTCGTTATCCTCTACATATTTTTTAATCAGTTCAATAAACGGCGTTCCGAATTTCATTGCCTTTCCTGAACCTACACCAGAAATCTGACGAAGTTCATCCATAGCGATGGGATAATGTGTACACATTTCCTCCAGCGAAGGATCCTGGAATACCACGAACGGTGGAACGTTTTTCTGCTTAGCGATTTTTTTACGTAAATCTTTCAGCAACGATAAGAGGTGCGTATCTAAAGCACTTGTGCCTTGCTTAACATCATCATCATCATCGTCGGCACCACTTTCAATCGGCTCGTTTAAAATAAACTTCAGGCTGTAAGGGTTAACAATAAAATCTTTTCCCTGCCTGGTTAATTTTAATAAACCATAATTATCGATATCCTTAAAAAGGAAATTATTTAACACTGCCTGGCGTACAATCGATTTCCACATCAGTTCGCCATCTTCTTTACCGATACCGAACTCAGGTACTTTGCTGTGCTCATAAGCAATGGTCTGGGCAGTTTCTAAACCTAAGAAAACATTCAATAAATGGGCATCATCAAACTTCTCGCCTGTTTTTTCTATGAATTTTAAAAGGGTAGACAATTGATTTTCAGCATCAAATTGCTTTTTAGGCTTCTTGCAGTTATCGCACATGCAATTACAGCCTGTTTCGTTAAAGTTTTCGCCAAAATAATGCAAAATCTGTTTACGGCGACAAACGCCCGATTCGGCATAATCAATTACTTCTTTTAATATCTGTGTACCAATTTCCCTTTCAGAAACCGGTTTATCTTTCATAAACTTAGCAAGCTTATCTACATCTTTTTGCGAGTAGAAAGCAATACAAACCCCTTCGCCGCCATCACGTCCGGCCCTACCTGTTTCCTGGTAATAGCCTTCCATGCTTTTAGGCACATCGTGGTGAATTACAAAACGTACATCCGGTTTATCGATCCCCATACCAAAGGCAATAGTGGCTACAATCACCTCGGCATCTTCCATTAAAAATTTATCCTGTGTTTCTGCCCTCACCTTAGGGTCTAAACCTGCGTGGTATGGCAAAGCACTAATGCCGTTTAAGTTTAAAGCTTCGGCAACTTCCTCTACTTTTTTACGGCTTAAACAGTAAATAATCCCAGATTTACCGGGATTGGATTTAATGTACTTGATAATCTCTTTGGTAATATCGCGCTTGGGGCGGATTTCGTAAAACAGGTTCGGCCTGTTAAATGATGATTTAAACAGGGTAGCTTCTGTCATCCCCAGGTTCTTCATAATATCCTGCTGCACTTTTGGTGTAGCGGTAGCCGTTAAAGCTATAATTGGAATATTATTGCCCAAACCAGCGATAACCTGTTTTATTTTACGGTATTCAGGCCTGAAATCGTGCCCCCATTCAGAGATACAGTGTGCTTCATCTACCGCAACGAAAGAGATTTTAATCAGATTTAGAAATTCAATATTATCTTGCTTTGCTAGCGATTCAGGTGCAACATACAATAATTTGGTCTGACCGCTTAAGAGATCAGATTTAACTTGCGTAATTTCAGATTTATTGAGAGATGAATTCAGAAAATGAGCGATACTGTCATTTCCACCAAAAGCCCGCAATTGGTCTACCTGGTTTTTCATTAATGCAATTAACGGAGAAATAACAATTGCCGTCCCTTCGCTCATTAAAGCTGGTAACTGATAGCAAATCGACTTTCCTCCGCCTGTTGGCATAATAACAAATGTGTTATTGCCTTCTAAAATATTTGTTATGATCGACTCCTGATCACCCTTGAAATTGTCAAACCCGAAGAAATTTTGTAGGTTATCAAATAACGACTTTTTCACGTCCATTTTGTGTAATAAAATATGCGATGCTATTTTTCTATCCAAAATAACATAATTTTACAAGAATTTCAAGTATTAACAGACAATTATTTTCTCTTTGAAAAGTAAAAAATCAATTATACAATCGGCTGTAAGCACTTTAGAGCTCGAAGCAGCAGCAATATTAAACGTTGCCAGAAATATTAATGACGATTTTGAAAAAGTCGTAACCAGCATTTTACACTGCAAAGGCCGGGTGATTGTAACCGGAATTGGCAAAAGTGCAATTATTGCCCAAAAAATTGTGGCCACCTTTAATTCAACCGGTACACCAGCTATATTTATGCATGCTGCCGATGCCATTCACGGCGATTTGGGCATGATCCAGATAGACGATGTAATTATCTGCCTTTCAAAAAGCGGCAACACGCCCGAAATTAAAGTACTTGTTCCCTTACTCAAAACTTCGGGTAACCTTTTAATTGGTATGGTAGGTGAATTAGGCTCTTTCCTGGCCGAACAGGCAGATCTGATTCTGAACACTGCTTTCGAAAAAGAGGCTTGTCCGCATAATCTGGCTCCCACTACCAGTACCACTGCACAACTTGCCCTGGGTGATGCCCTGGCTATTTGCCTGCTCGAATGCCGTGAGTTTAATGAAGCAGATTTTGCGAAATACCACCCTGGTGGATCCTTAGGTAAAAAGCTGTATCTAAAAGCGAGAGACCTGGCCCTATCCAACGAAAAACCATCTATTTCACCCACAGCATCGGTAAAAGATGTACTGATCGAAATTAGTAAAAACCGTTTAGGCGCCGTAGCTGTTGTAGATAACAACAACCATATACTTGGGGTAATTACCGACGGCGATATTAGGAGGATGTTGGAAAACAACAATACAATTGAAAATTTAAAAGCCGAAGATATTATGGGCAAAACACCCAAAAGCATCCAACATGATGCTTTGGCAGTGGATGCCCTGGAGATTATCAAACAAAATAACATAACACAGTTGTTAGTTCTGGAACAAAACACTTACTTTGGCATCATCCATTTGCACGACCTCTTAAACGAGGGGATTGTGTAATTTTAAAACATAAAATGAATAAAGATTATTATGCCTTAATTATGGCCGGCGGCGTAGGAAGCCGTTTTTGGCCGGTAAGCAGAACAGAATATCCAAAACAATTTATTGATTTCTTTGGCATTGGTAAAACACTGATACAAAGTACTTATGACAGATTTTTAAAAATCTGCCTACCTGAGAATATTTTTATTGTTACCAACGAGATTTATGTAGATCTGGTAAAAGAACAACTGCCGCAGTTAAGCGAAAACCAAATATTAGCAGAGCCATTACTTAGAAATACGGCACCATGCATTGCCTACGGAAGTTTTAAAATTGCTGAGTTAAACCCCAATTCTACCATTGTAGTTGCTCCTTCCGATCATACCATTGGCAATATGGACGAGTTTATAAAATCGATAGAACAATCTTTAGATGCAGCATCGAAAAATGATTGCTTGATTACTTTAGGCATTAAGCCAAATCGTCCGGATACGGGATACGGATACATACAACACACTGATTATGTGCTAAATACCGATACAGATTTACACAAGGTTAAAACATTTACAGAAAAACCCAACCTCGAACTGGCCAAATCATTTATTCAAAGTGGCGATTTTTTATGGAATGCGGGAATTTTCATATGGTCATCAAAATCCATTCTGAAAGCTTTTGAGAAACACTTGCCCGATATGTATGAAATATTCAATCTGGGCAGGGCTGACATGAACACAGCAGGTGAAAAAGAGTTTATCAACAATGCTTATTTTCAGTGTACTAACATCTCTATAGATTTTGGCATTATGGAAAAAGCCGAAAATGTATATGTGCTTCCCTCCGATTTTGGCTGGTCTGACTTAGGTACCTGGGCTTCGATTTACGAAATGGCCGAAAAAGATTACGTTGGAAATGCAGTTATCCCGTCAGAACAGGTTATTATGTTCGATTCTTCGAACTGTATGGTAAATGTACCAAAAGATAAGCTGGTGATTATGCAGGGTTTGCACGATTATATTGTAGTAGAAAACAACAATATGCTAATGATTTGCCCAAGAAACGAAGAACAACGTGTTAAAGAATTCGTTGCAGAAGTAAAATCGCGTTTTGGCAATAAATTCATTTAAAGATGTAACATGGACGATGTAAGATGGATGATGTAGCATAGTTCCGCATCCCCCATCTTACATTTTCCATCATACATCCATCTTACATTAAATGCTTCTTTGTCTGATCGCTTCGTATATAATTACGCCTGCCGATACAGAAACATTCAAAGATTCGATTTTGCCGGCCATTGGTATTTTAGCCAGATGATCTGCAACCCTTAACAAATCGTTCGAAATCCCTTCATCTTCCGAGCCCATTACAATTGCTGTTGGCATGGTATAATCAGGCGCATATATTAAATCGTTTGTTTTTTCTGTACAGGCTACAATCTGTAAGCCACTCTCTTGTAAAAACAAGCAGGTTTTGTGCAAGTTGGCATGGCGGCAGATGGGAATGCTGAACAGGGCTCCGGCCGATGTTTTAATGGCATCAGCATTAATCTGTGCAGCATTTTTTAATGGCACCACGATGGCATGAACACCCGCACAGGATGCCGTCCGTGCAATAGCGCCCATATTGCGTACATCAGTTACGCTATCTAAAATCAAAATTAAAGGTACCTCTCCTTTTTCAAAAATGGCAGGTACAATGTCTTCAATATTTTGATAGGTAATTGGCGAAATTACCGCAATAATGCCCTGGTGGTTTTTCTGCGACATCCGGTTCAGTTTCTCAATAGGAACTGAATTTAAAGGGATTAAGGTATCTTTTAAAAGTGCTTTCAACTCCAGAAATAATTCGCCCCCAAGGCCACGTTGCTGATAAATGGTTTCAATATCCCTTCCAGCTTTAACAGCTTCTATAACAGCCCTGATACCAAATACAAACTCATTATTCTCTTTTGCGCGTTGCGGTCTTCTAAAATTATCCATGTTCTAAAATTGTTAGGCAAAAGTATTCAAATAAAATGTTTTAGCCCTCATCTATGTTATTCTTATTCACATTTAATTGTTCAAAAAAAAAAAATGTTTCCTAAAACCCATAAAAAAATCAATATGATTATGCTTCAATTTGTTAACAAAGAGCTAGTAACTTATTCAAACAAGCCCATCAAAATTTAACTACTTTTGTGGAATGAGTAACGATAATGAACAAGGCGGAAAAAATAGCTTCGCTGCCCGAAAGAGCAGACTGAGCAATACAGTAAGTTCGATGGGAAAAATCCCACCACAGGCATTAGACTTGGAAGAGGCAGTTTTGGGAGCACTCATGCTCGAAAAAGATGCCCTATCAGCTGTAATTGATGTTTTAAAACCGGATGTTTTTTACAATATCGCCCATCAAAAGATTTTTGAGGCCATCCACGTTTTGTTCCAAAAATCGAAACCAGTAGATATTTTAACCGTTACTTCAGAATTGCGTACCATGGGTGCGTTAGAAATTGTGGGTGGTGCATATTATATTACCAGTTTAACTAACCGGGTTGCTTCGGCCGCAAACATCGAATTTCATGCCCGTATCATTTCTCAGAAATATATTCAGCGTGAGCTCATCAGAATATCGACTGAAATTATTACCAATGCCTACGAAGATACTACTGATATTTTCGATTTACTGGACCAGGCAGAAAAAGGACTTTTTGAAATTGCCCAGAATAACCTGCGAAGAGATACGCAGAAAATGGAGGATATCATTAAGCAGTCGTTAGCATCGCTTGAAGAATTAAGAACAAAAACAGATGGTTTAACTGGTGTTCCAACTGGTTTTACCGGATTAGACAGAATTACCGGGGGCTGGCAAAAACAGGATCTGGTAATTATTGCTGCGCGTCCGGCGATGGGAAAAACCGCATTCGTACTTACCTGCGCACGCAATGCAACGGTTGATTTTGCCAAACCATGTGTGGTGTTCTCGCTTGAGATGTCGTCTGTTCAGTTGGTTAATCGTCTTATTTCAGGAGAAGCCGAAATTGAGCAGGAAAAAATCAGAAAGGGAAATTTACAGGAGTGGGAATGGCAACAGCTGCACAGCAAAATTGGCCGCTTAACCGAAGCTCCCCTATTAATTGATGATACACCTGCACTGAATATTTTTGAGTTCAGGGCTAAATGTCGGAGGCTAAAATCGCAGTACGATATTCAATTGGTAATTGTCGATTACTTGCAGTTAATGCACGGTAAAGGCGAAGGTAAAGGTGGCGGTAACCGTGAGCAGGAAATCGGTAGTATTTCAAGGGCACTAAAATCTGTTGCTAAAGAGCTAGATGTACCGGTACTGGCACTATCACAGTTAAGTCGTGCGGTAGAGAGTAGACCTGGTTTACAGGGAAAAAGGCCAATGTTATCCGATTTACGTGAATCGGGTTCAATTGAGCAGGATGCGGATATGGTATTGTTCTTATACCGTCCTGAATATTACGGTATCACCGAAGATGAGCAAGGAAGATCGCAAGCAGGTATTGGTGAGGTAATTATTGCCAAGCACCGTAACGGTGAAACCGGTATTGTACCACTTAAATTCGTAGGTAAGTTTGTTAAGTTCCAGGATCTGGAAGATGATTTTAACGCACCGCCGAGTTCTTTTGCAGCTGATCCGGCAGCCGGAATGTATCCATCTCAAGATTTTGAAAAACAAAGCAACGTAATCATCCGTCCTTCAAAAATGGATGATTACAGTGATGATGATCCACCGTTTTAATAATCAGTTGTCATCCTCAGCCTCCCGATGAATCGGGATAGGTAGTCGAAAGAGCCGGTTAACTAAATCAAACTATGGTCCTTGTAATCAGGATCACACTATAAATATAAAGGCCTCTATTCTTATAGAATACAGGCCTTTATCGTTTTTAACCATACACTTAATTACCACTAAATCCTGATAATCTCTGTGAAATAACGAATGGGCGGTGGGGACACCGCTCACCTGATAGATCATCATAAGCTCAGAACATATATCGATTAAACAAAAGCCTATAATTATAGGCTTAAAGCATATATCATTTAGCTAAACACTAAAACAAATAGGCCAATAGTATACCGGCTAAGACGATAATTGGCGGGCTCACTTTGGTAAAGTTGAGCAAAAGAAACGTAATCAGCATAATGCCTAAAAATAACCAATTAAAACCCATTGGAATTAACAGGAGAATAAAAGCGGCAATAATAAAGCCTACACTTACAGCATTAATGCCTGAAAGACTGTGCTTAATTCGCGAGATTTTTTTAAGGTCATCCCAAAAAGGTACGATAAACAAAACGAGGATTAAGCCTGGTAAATTAATACCGATTACACCAATTAAACCTCCTAAAATCTGTCCCCAAAGGCCATAACCAAAATTTTTCATGCTTAGTGCCCCCAGGTAGCTGGTAAAAGAGAAGGTTGGTCCGGGTAAGGCTTGTTGTAGTGCAAAGCCCGATAAAAATCCAGAGGCGTGCAAATAATGCTTCATCTCTACAAACTCGGTAAACATTAAAGGTACCAACACCTGTCCGCCTCCAAAAACCAGTATTCCATTACGGTAAAAATTCTCCAATAAACGAATAGGCAAACTAAAAGGCGATGTGCGGTTAATGATAGCGCCCACTAATGCGAAAAGCAACAAAGCACCCAAAAAATAGATTAGTTTTCGGGGGTTAACATTCGAAAATAGTTTAACCCTGAGTTCGGCTTCTTCTTTAGGGGTTTCAATGGCTGATGAGATCATCCCTCCGATTAAAATAGACAAGGGAAAAACATAGGCATTCCGTAGCACCAGCGTGGCAATAACCGAAGCAATGGCCAGAAATATGGATACCTGAGAAGAAAGCACTTTTTTACCCAGCTGCCATGCGCCATAAGCCACAATACCAAGCGCAATGGGCTGAATATATTCTAAAACCGCATTAAATTTTTGCTTCTGATCGAGCATGGCATAACTGATTGCAGCAAAAGTCATAATGCTGGCTGTGGGTAAAATCCAGATCAAAAAAGTAATAATAGCCAGTTTCAGCTTCCCTACTTTCCAGGCTATACCTACTAATGTTTGCGTGGAGGCCGGCCCGGGTAATACCTGCGCCAGTGCATTTAACTCCAAAAGCTCTTCTTCGGAGATAAATTTAGTACTCTGTACAAAATATTTAAGCAATAAAGCCAGATGCGCCTGCGCCCCACCAAAAGAGGTGAAGGTAAAAAAAATAACATTCCGGATAAACAGCCACTGCTTTTTGGCAGCAATAGGTTTGGTTTGCATCAATTAAAACTGATAACTGTTAACTAACAAGACTAAACTAGTCATCTTCATAATCTAATCCTGCTGCCGAATTGTAAGCGCCCTGCAATTCGGAAAAAGCATGCATATCGCGTTTATTGCGCGCCACTTGCATTCCCTTTTGATAAATTTCGATTGCTTTTTCTTTCTGTCCGTCTCTTTCAAATAATTTACCCAAATGGTAATAAGTGCCAACATAATCGGGATGCTTATCAGTTAACTGAAGGTAAAAAGAATAGGCTTTTTCTTTATCATTTTGCACGTTATACTCTGTGGCTAAGGCATATAGTATAAACGGATCGTTGGGATCACTTTCTAAAAAATCTAATAACTTACTTAAACGGGTACTTGACATTTTTATTCCTTGCTTTTTTAATTAAATTTGCAGAAAGACCTTATATAATAAACATATAACATATGAAAATATTAGTTTGTATCAGTAATGTGCCAGACACAACGACAAAAATAACTTTTACCAACGATAATACCGAATTCAATACCGCAGGAGTACAATATATTGTTAACCCTTACGACGAAATTGCACTGGCAAGGGCAATTGAGCTAACTGAAGGTGGTAAAGGAACAGTAACCGTAATCAATGTGGGCGAAGCCGCCAACGATCCAACCATTAGAAAAGCACTTGCAATTGGTGCCGACGATGCAGTTAGGGTAAATGCAGCTCCAAGAGATGCATATTTTGTGGCTAAGCAAATTGCAGAATACGCTAAAGACAAAGATTTCAATGTTATTTTAACCGGTCGCGAATCTATCGATTACAATGGCAATCAGGTTGCAGCCATGGTTGGCGAATTTTTAGATATCCCTTCGGTATCGATTATCAAAAAACTGGATATAGACGGCGATACAGCAACTATCGAAAGAGAAATTGAAGGCGGGAAAGAAGTATTAACCGTTTCGGGTAAATTTGTAGCCAGCTGTGCTGAAGGTGTAGCCGAGCCTAAAATCCCTAACATGCGTGGTATCATGAGCGCAAGAACAAAACCTTTAGCAGTTGTAGAGGCTGTTGCCATCGACGAGGTAACCAAGGTAACCAAATACGAAACCCCTGCCCTCGCGGAACAGTTAAATTAATTCCTGCCGATCAAACC is drawn from Pedobacter sp. HDW13 and contains these coding sequences:
- the recQ gene encoding DNA helicase RecQ produces the protein MDVKKSLFDNLQNFFGFDNFKGDQESIITNILEGNNTFVIMPTGGGKSICYQLPALMSEGTAIVISPLIALMKNQVDQLRAFGGNDSIAHFLNSSLNKSEITQVKSDLLSGQTKLLYVAPESLAKQDNIEFLNLIKISFVAVDEAHCISEWGHDFRPEYRKIKQVIAGLGNNIPIIALTATATPKVQQDIMKNLGMTEATLFKSSFNRPNLFYEIRPKRDITKEIIKYIKSNPGKSGIIYCLSRKKVEEVAEALNLNGISALPYHAGLDPKVRAETQDKFLMEDAEVIVATIAFGMGIDKPDVRFVIHHDVPKSMEGYYQETGRAGRDGGEGVCIAFYSQKDVDKLAKFMKDKPVSEREIGTQILKEVIDYAESGVCRRKQILHYFGENFNETGCNCMCDNCKKPKKQFDAENQLSTLLKFIEKTGEKFDDAHLLNVFLGLETAQTIAYEHSKVPEFGIGKEDGELMWKSIVRQAVLNNFLFKDIDNYGLLKLTRQGKDFIVNPYSLKFILNEPIESGADDDDDDVKQGTSALDTHLLSLLKDLRKKIAKQKNVPPFVVFQDPSLEEMCTHYPIAMDELRQISGVGSGKAMKFGTPFIELIKKYVEDNDIERPIDLIIKTQANKSQMKVSIIQNIDRQIGLEDIADSKGITYEEILKEVESIVNSGTKLNLNYFIDEVIDDDRQDEVFDYFRAAESDSIDEALNELGETDYTREEIQLMRIKFMSELGN
- the rlmB gene encoding 23S rRNA (guanosine(2251)-2'-O)-methyltransferase RlmB, which translates into the protein MDNFRRPQRAKENNEFVFGIRAVIEAVKAGRDIETIYQQRGLGGELFLELKALLKDTLIPLNSVPIEKLNRMSQKNHQGIIAVISPITYQNIEDIVPAIFEKGEVPLILILDSVTDVRNMGAIARTASCAGVHAIVVPLKNAAQINADAIKTSAGALFSIPICRHANLHKTCLFLQESGLQIVACTEKTNDLIYAPDYTMPTAIVMGSEDEGISNDLLRVADHLAKIPMAGKIESLNVSVSAGVIIYEAIRQRSI
- the dnaB gene encoding replicative DNA helicase, with protein sequence MSNDNEQGGKNSFAARKSRLSNTVSSMGKIPPQALDLEEAVLGALMLEKDALSAVIDVLKPDVFYNIAHQKIFEAIHVLFQKSKPVDILTVTSELRTMGALEIVGGAYYITSLTNRVASAANIEFHARIISQKYIQRELIRISTEIITNAYEDTTDIFDLLDQAEKGLFEIAQNNLRRDTQKMEDIIKQSLASLEELRTKTDGLTGVPTGFTGLDRITGGWQKQDLVIIAARPAMGKTAFVLTCARNATVDFAKPCVVFSLEMSSVQLVNRLISGEAEIEQEKIRKGNLQEWEWQQLHSKIGRLTEAPLLIDDTPALNIFEFRAKCRRLKSQYDIQLVIVDYLQLMHGKGEGKGGGNREQEIGSISRALKSVAKELDVPVLALSQLSRAVESRPGLQGKRPMLSDLRESGSIEQDADMVLFLYRPEYYGITEDEQGRSQAGIGEVIIAKHRNGETGIVPLKFVGKFVKFQDLEDDFNAPPSSFAADPAAGMYPSQDFEKQSNVIIRPSKMDDYSDDDPPF
- the chrA gene encoding chromate efflux transporter, which produces MQTKPIAAKKQWLFIRNVIFFTFTSFGGAQAHLALLLKYFVQSTKFISEEELLELNALAQVLPGPASTQTLVGIAWKVGKLKLAIITFLIWILPTASIMTFAAISYAMLDQKQKFNAVLEYIQPIALGIVAYGAWQLGKKVLSSQVSIFLAIASVIATLVLRNAYVFPLSILIGGMISSAIETPKEEAELRVKLFSNVNPRKLIYFLGALLLFALVGAIINRTSPFSLPIRLLENFYRNGILVFGGGQVLVPLMFTEFVEMKHYLHASGFLSGFALQQALPGPTFSFTSYLGALSMKNFGYGLWGQILGGLIGVIGINLPGLILVLFIVPFWDDLKKISRIKHSLSGINAVSVGFIIAAFILLLIPMGFNWLFLGIMLITFLLLNFTKVSPPIIVLAGILLAYLF
- a CDS encoding tetratricopeptide repeat protein, coding for MSSTRLSKLLDFLESDPNDPFILYALATEYNVQNDKEKAYSFYLQLTDKHPDYVGTYYHLGKLFERDGQKEKAIEIYQKGMQVARNKRDMHAFSELQGAYNSAAGLDYEDD
- a CDS encoding SIS domain-containing protein, whose product is MKSKKSIIQSAVSTLELEAAAILNVARNINDDFEKVVTSILHCKGRVIVTGIGKSAIIAQKIVATFNSTGTPAIFMHAADAIHGDLGMIQIDDVIICLSKSGNTPEIKVLVPLLKTSGNLLIGMVGELGSFLAEQADLILNTAFEKEACPHNLAPTTSTTAQLALGDALAICLLECREFNEADFAKYHPGGSLGKKLYLKARDLALSNEKPSISPTASVKDVLIEISKNRLGAVAVVDNNNHILGVITDGDIRRMLENNNTIENLKAEDIMGKTPKSIQHDALAVDALEIIKQNNITQLLVLEQNTYFGIIHLHDLLNEGIV
- a CDS encoding mannose-1-phosphate guanylyltransferase is translated as MNKDYYALIMAGGVGSRFWPVSRTEYPKQFIDFFGIGKTLIQSTYDRFLKICLPENIFIVTNEIYVDLVKEQLPQLSENQILAEPLLRNTAPCIAYGSFKIAELNPNSTIVVAPSDHTIGNMDEFIKSIEQSLDAASKNDCLITLGIKPNRPDTGYGYIQHTDYVLNTDTDLHKVKTFTEKPNLELAKSFIQSGDFLWNAGIFIWSSKSILKAFEKHLPDMYEIFNLGRADMNTAGEKEFINNAYFQCTNISIDFGIMEKAENVYVLPSDFGWSDLGTWASIYEMAEKDYVGNAVIPSEQVIMFDSSNCMVNVPKDKLVIMQGLHDYIVVENNNMLMICPRNEEQRVKEFVAEVKSRFGNKFI